CGGCACGACCGCGAAGCTGATCGAGGCCGAGGGCCGCAGGATGGAGTTCCTCCAGGCCGATCTCACCAAGCCGGGCGTCCCCGCCCAGATCGCCCAGGGCTGCGTGGATGCCTTCGGCTCGCTCGACATCGTCGTGAACTCCGCCGGCATCTCCAACCTCGCCTCTGTCGAGGAGTTCGGCCGCGCGGAGTGGGACCCGATGATCAACGTCAACCTGACCGCGCCGTTCGAGCTGAGCCATGAGGCGATCAAGTTCATGATCCCGCAGCGCTCCGGCAAGATCATCAACATCGCCTCGATGTTCTCCTTCCTCGGCGGCCAGTGGTCCCCGGCCTACGCCGCCACCAAGCACGGCATCGCCGGTTTCACCAAGGCGTACTGCGACGAGCTCGCGCAGTACAACATCCAGGTCAACGCGATCGCCCCGGGCTACTTCGCCACGAAGATCACCGAGGAGACCCGCGCCAACCCCGAGGCCAACCAGCGCGTGCTCGATCACATCCCGGCCGGCCGCTGGGGCGACGTCGCCGACCTCATGGGCGCGACCGTGTTCCTTGCCTCCCGCGCGGCCGACTACGTCAACGGGCACGTCCTGGCCGTCGACGGCGGCTACCTGGTCCGCTGACCCAGGCCTCCTCACTTCCACCACAACCAGCCCCCACCTGCCCCGAAGAAGCAAGAGGAAGATTCACCATGGCACCGTCCGTCTCCAAGCTGGACCGAGGGAACATCGTCGCCGGGCTCGTCGGCCTGGTCGGCGCCGGGAAGGTCGTCACCGACGAGGAGCAGCTGCGCGAGGCGAGCGTGGACCGCTTCAAGAAGTTCACCTCCGTCCACGGCATCTTCGACGGCCCCTTCCCCAGCGCCATCGTGAAGGCGGGGAACACCGCCGACGTCGCTGCCGTCCTGAAGTTCGCGAACGAGAACCGGATCAACGTGGTGGCCCGCACCGGCCGTACCGGCACCGAGGGCGGTCTGGAGACCGCCGTCGAGGACACCATCGTCCTCGACGGCTCGGGCATCGACGAGATCATCAAGATCGACGCCGAGAACATGCAGGTGACCGTCGGCTGCGGCGTTCCGTTGCAGAAGCTCGAGGACATCCTGCGCGGGCAGGGCCTGACCACCGGCCACTCACCGCAGTCCAAGCCGCTGGCCCAGTACGGCGGTCTGGTCTCCACCCGCTCCATCGGGCAGCTGTCCACTCTCTACGGCGCCATCGAGGACATGGTCGTCGGCCTGGAGGCGGTCTTCCCCGACGGCACCGTCTCGCGGGTCAAGAACGTCCCGCGCCGCGCCGCCGGTCCGGACATCCGGCACATCGTCATCGGCAACGAGGGCGCCCTGTGCTACATCACCGAAGTCACCATCAAGGTCTTCAGGTACCAGCCGGAGAACAACGAGTACCACGGCTTCCTCGTCGACGACCTGGCCACTGGTGTATCCGTCATCCGCGAGGTGGTCACCAACGGCTTCCGTCCCTCCGTCGTGCGCGTCTACTCGCCCGAGGACGCCCGCCAGCACTTCTCCCACTTCTACGAGGGCAAGTGCGTGGTCGTCTTCGTCGCCGAGGGCCCGAAGGGTCTGGTCAAGGCGACCAGCGAGGAGATCGTGCGGGTCGCGGACCAGCACAAGCACATCAAGGTCGACTCCGAACTGATCTCCACCTGGTTCGCCAACCTCAACTGGGGCCAGGACAAGATCGACGCGGAGAAGCAGACCATGCTCCGCGAGAACGAGCTGGGCTACACCACCGAGGTCTCGGTCGACTGGTCGCACACCGTCGAGCTCTACGACAACGTCATGGGCCGGATTCGCCACGAGTACCCGCACACCGGCGACCTGACCATGCTCGGCGCGCACTCCTCGCACTCCTACCAGACCGGCACGAACCTCTACTTCGTCTACGACTACAAGATCAACTGCGAGCCGCGGGAAGAGATCGACAAGTACCACATCCCGCTCAACGCGATCATCGTCGAAGAGGCTCTCAAGGTTGGCGGCTCCATGGTCCACCACCACGGCATCGGCAAGTACCGCACCCCGTGGACCAAGGAGGAGCACGGCTCCGCGTACCACATGCTCGCCAAGCTCAAGACCGCCTTCGACCCGAACGGCATCATGAACAAGGGCACGATCTTCCCGATCGAGGACTGAGCCGCACCCCGGTGCCGGACCGCCCACAGCGCGGTCCGGCACCGGCCCGCATCGACTTTCGACCCCTCTGACTTCCCGCCCGGACGACGGCGCCCGGGCCCCGCACCCCCGGAGTGGGCATGACCCGGTACTTCATCGGCATCGACAACGGCTCGCAGTCCTCCAAGGTCAGCGTCTTCGACGAGCACGGCCACGTCGTCAGCGTGGCCCGCCGCGCCCTGCGCCCCTACGACACCCCGCGCCCCGGCGTCGTCGAGCATCCCGACGACGACCTGTGGACCTCGATCGGCGCCGCCGCCGGCGAGGCGATGGCCGCCTTCCCCGGCGACCCGGCCGACATCGTGGGCGTCGGACTGTGCACCATCCGCTTCTGCCGCGCGGTCCTGAAGGCGGACGGCACCCTCGCCCAGCCCGTCATGAGCTGGATGGACGCCCGAGTCTCCCGCCCCTACGAGCGGGAAACCCCCGACGCCGCCTACGTCACCACCTCCTCCGGGTACATCACCCACCGCATGACCGGGCAGTTCCGGGACACCGCCGCCAACTACGCCGGCATGTGGCCGCTGGACTCCGACACCTTCGACTGGAAGACCGACGACGCCGGGATCGCCGAACTCGGCCTCGACCGCTCGATGCTCTTCGACCTCGTCCAGCCCGGCGCCATCCTCGGCACCGTGACCGAGGCCGCCGCCGCCCACACCGGTATCCCCGCCGGCCTGCCCGTCGTCGCCACCGCGAACGACAAGGCCGTCGAGGCCCTCGGCTGCGGCCTGCGCTCCGACGACACCCTCCTGGTCTCCCTCGGCACCTACGTCGCCGGCATGACCACCGGCAGCCGCAACGTCACGGACAGCGCCGACTTCTGGACCAACTACGCGGCCACCCCGCACGCCTACCTCTACGAGAGCTATGGCGTACGGCGCGGTATGTGGACGGTCAGCTGGTACCGCGACCTGCTCGGCGAGGAAGCGGCCGGCCCGGCCCGCGAGGCGGGCATCAGCCCGGAGGAGTACATCAACCGGCAGGCGGCCCTCGTCCCGCCCGGCTCCGACGGCCTGATCACCGTCCTCGACTGGCTCGCCCCCACCGAGGCGCCCCACCGCAAGGGCTCCATCCTCGGCTTCGACGGCCGCCAGGGCCGCTTCCACATCTACCGCTCGATCCTCGAAGGGCTCGCGCTGACGATCGGTGAGACGGCCGGCAAGATGGCGGCCGAACTCGGCACGGACTTCAAGGAGGTCATCGTCTCCGGCGGCGGCTCCGCCTCCGACGTCATGATGCAGATCTTCGCCGACGTCTTCGGCGTCCCCGCCCGCCGCTCCGCCGTCGCCGACGCCGCCGGCCTCGGCTCAGTCATCACCGCCGCCGTCGCCACCGGTACCTACCCGGACTTCGACACCGCCATCGACGCCATGGTGCGCCCAGGTGAGACCTTCACCCCCGCCCCGGCCGAACACGCCCTCTACACGAAGCTCCAGAAGATCCACTCCGAGGCCCGCCGTCACACCGACGGCATCTATGTGGAGTCCTACGAGCTGTTCGGCTGAGCCCGGCCACCGCGGTGGGGGGATGCCTCGGGGGTGGCCCAGTCCGGCACGTCGGGGAGGCCTGGGTAACGGACCCTGCCGTCGCGGACCGGTGTTCGCGGGGTCTCCTCGACGGCCGGGCCCGCCCCCTCGGGGGGCAACGGCGTCCTCCCGGACGCGGCACCTTCGACTGCCCCCGGACCGGCGAAGCCGACCTGTGGAGTGCGTCTCCGCACACGTCGTTCCTCCGGATGCGGACACGCACCGCGTCTGCCACCTCGGCGCCTGGCGCGGGCCGCGCGGGAGTGTTGCGTCGGTCGAGGCTCCCCGAGAACAACGACCGCCGGGAATGCGGTGCGGGGCGACGGCGTTAAGGGGATTGTCTGACATGTTTGAGTCAATTGACTCGGTGGTGGAAGGAGCACCTCATGCCACGGAGCACCACACGACCTGTCGTCACGCTGAAGTCGACGGCCGGTACCGGCGTCACCTACGTGACGCGCAAGAACCGTCTCAACGACCCTGACCGGCTGGTTCTGCGCAAGTACGACCCGATCGCCGACGAGCACGTCCTCTTCCGCGAAGAGCGATGACCCCTCGCCTTCGCCGGCCCGCGGCGAAGGCCACCGACCAACGACACCGCAAGAGACCCGTACCCACCCCGTCTCCGGCCCGGTCGTCTTCCGCGACCGCACCTCAGGTGTCCAGTTTTCCCCCGCCCTGCGTATCCGGTTCCGGGCGCTTGATCTCGTCGACGAGCCACCCGACCCGGACAGCCTCGCGTGTCGTGGACAACGCGGGTCGCGTGGAGCACTGCGAGTGGTGGCACTGCCGCGTCGTTCCGCCGCTGACCGCGGACCCAGTTCGATTCTGAAGAAGGAGACCACGATGAAGGTGCGCAAGTCGCTGCGCTCATTGAAGGACAAGCCCGGTGCGCAGGTGGTGCGTCGACGGGGCGCGACGTTCGTCATCAACAAGAAGGACCCGCGCTTCAAGGCCCGCCAGGGCTGACGGGCAGCATGGCCCTAGTCGCCCCGGCACCGTGTGCGTGGTGCCGGGCGCGGGCCCCGTGGTACGTCACCAAGACGGTCCCGGCGATCCGTACATCCCGCAGGCGCAGCCGCGGCAGATGTCCCGACTCGGCCGGTGGTGGCGCGAGCAGCAGT
This genomic interval from Streptomyces dengpaensis contains the following:
- a CDS encoding SDR family NAD(P)-dependent oxidoreductase, coding for MDITEFNRDFFSLDGKNAIVTGGNTGLGQAFSLALAKAGANVFVPSVTPDDGTTAKLIEAEGRRMEFLQADLTKPGVPAQIAQGCVDAFGSLDIVVNSAGISNLASVEEFGRAEWDPMINVNLTAPFELSHEAIKFMIPQRSGKIINIASMFSFLGGQWSPAYAATKHGIAGFTKAYCDELAQYNIQVNAIAPGYFATKITEETRANPEANQRVLDHIPAGRWGDVADLMGATVFLASRAADYVNGHVLAVDGGYLVR
- a CDS encoding FAD-binding oxidoreductase, with amino-acid sequence MAPSVSKLDRGNIVAGLVGLVGAGKVVTDEEQLREASVDRFKKFTSVHGIFDGPFPSAIVKAGNTADVAAVLKFANENRINVVARTGRTGTEGGLETAVEDTIVLDGSGIDEIIKIDAENMQVTVGCGVPLQKLEDILRGQGLTTGHSPQSKPLAQYGGLVSTRSIGQLSTLYGAIEDMVVGLEAVFPDGTVSRVKNVPRRAAGPDIRHIVIGNEGALCYITEVTIKVFRYQPENNEYHGFLVDDLATGVSVIREVVTNGFRPSVVRVYSPEDARQHFSHFYEGKCVVVFVAEGPKGLVKATSEEIVRVADQHKHIKVDSELISTWFANLNWGQDKIDAEKQTMLRENELGYTTEVSVDWSHTVELYDNVMGRIRHEYPHTGDLTMLGAHSSHSYQTGTNLYFVYDYKINCEPREEIDKYHIPLNAIIVEEALKVGGSMVHHHGIGKYRTPWTKEEHGSAYHMLAKLKTAFDPNGIMNKGTIFPIED
- a CDS encoding FGGY-family carbohydrate kinase: MTRYFIGIDNGSQSSKVSVFDEHGHVVSVARRALRPYDTPRPGVVEHPDDDLWTSIGAAAGEAMAAFPGDPADIVGVGLCTIRFCRAVLKADGTLAQPVMSWMDARVSRPYERETPDAAYVTTSSGYITHRMTGQFRDTAANYAGMWPLDSDTFDWKTDDAGIAELGLDRSMLFDLVQPGAILGTVTEAAAAHTGIPAGLPVVATANDKAVEALGCGLRSDDTLLVSLGTYVAGMTTGSRNVTDSADFWTNYAATPHAYLYESYGVRRGMWTVSWYRDLLGEEAAGPAREAGISPEEYINRQAALVPPGSDGLITVLDWLAPTEAPHRKGSILGFDGRQGRFHIYRSILEGLALTIGETAGKMAAELGTDFKEVIVSGGGSASDVMMQIFADVFGVPARRSAVADAAGLGSVITAAVATGTYPDFDTAIDAMVRPGETFTPAPAEHALYTKLQKIHSEARRHTDGIYVESYELFG
- the rpmG gene encoding 50S ribosomal protein L33; the encoded protein is MPRSTTRPVVTLKSTAGTGVTYVTRKNRLNDPDRLVLRKYDPIADEHVLFREER
- the ykgO gene encoding type B 50S ribosomal protein L36 — translated: MKVRKSLRSLKDKPGAQVVRRRGATFVINKKDPRFKARQG